Below is a genomic region from Candidatus Poribacteria bacterium.
CCGGAATTCTGGACTCCGCTCGAAACCGTCCGTCCACATTACAAAATCCGGCAGAGACAGAGCGTCCACAGGAAATAATCATTGGCGGTTCACGAAACGCCCGCGTTGAGATGGAGGCGGGATTGTCTCCAACGGAGGTAGCGGAGCATGTCTATAACGCAATTCAGAACGGCACCTTCTACATCCACACACATCCTGAGCATAAAGCATGGATCCGCGAGCGTATGGCGCGTATCCTTGAATAGCTGCTTTAATGAATAAAAAAAGACATAAGTGTTCCTTTAAGCCATCTTATAGCCCGATCAAGGATAGAAACGTCATCCCTAAAATTTCCAAGCCCCGTGTTACACCTGTTACAGATATAACCTCTTATATCTCCTGTGGTATGGTCATGATCTAAATTCACATCCCTTTTACTCTGAATCGTTATAGTCCTATCACAGACTTTACAATAAAATTCCTCACCTATTTTAGGTCTTGGATGCTTTGTCTCATACTCTCGTCTTACTTTAGTTGGTATCGGCTTCTTGCTCGCCCGGCATTCTTTACATTCGCTACGCCAAACACTCGGGCGGTTGCGTTCAAATGCGTCTATCGGCAAAAGCCTTTTACATCCCTTACAAATACGAGGTTTCGCTTCCTGAGCCACATTTAGCCTCCAGCAATTTTAGTTGTTCAGGGGTCTTCGATTTCTCGGGAGGCTGTGATTCCTGTGATGGAGGAATTCTTTGTAGTCTTTCTCTGGCAATTTCGCAGTAATTTTCATTAATTTCACTACCAAGATAATTTCTACCATTTAACTCAGCCATGAGTGCGACAGTTCCACTCCCCAAAAATGGATCATACACTAAATCACCCCCGTTACTCCAAGAAATGATGTGGTCTTGTGCCAATTTTTCAGGGAATATAGCAGGATGTTTGTGAGCGATCTCATCTGATGCCGAATGCCCTTTTCCAATCATATACTCCCAAACATTCGTGCGTCTTCCATATTCGGAATACCCTTCCCGCTTTAATTTTAATAAAGAACCATCGGGTAAGCGTTTGGTGCCGGTGTCCCCTTTGCGCGATTCTTTGTTTTTTCTGTCTTTAATTAGATTGATTGTTTTGGGCTGTCCCTTACTAAAAACGAACATATATTCAAAGGATTGCCAGTAAGTCTTGTTATTGCCAACTGCGCCTCTGGGAGGTTTCAAGTAAATCATTGTATCAAACAGGTTAAATCCGATCTCTTTAAAATAAAGTGCCTGTCGAAACGAAGTGCCTGTCTCATTTCCCTTTATAGTCTGATCACCAATAACCCATACAACCACGCCTCCAACCTTAACAACCCGATACAGTTCAGATGCAATTTGTTCAAAAGATTCTAACTTGTATCCTTCATACTCACGCATTTCGTCATACGGGGGTGAAGTTACAACAAGATCCACAAAGGCATCACGCATCATCTTCATCGTGTCAAGACAGTTTTCGTTTCTTATACCGTTTAATTGCATAAAGCATTATCTCCTACAGGATATATTATGTTAAGTAAATTACCATAATATCTGCAAACAATTCAACTAAAACTTGACACTTTCATTACCCACGTTTGTTAGGTCAAATCAAGGACACTCCGTGCGACTTCGCCTCTTGCCAAAGCCTCGAATGCATCGTTAATCCCTTCTAACGGATAGGTGCGTGTGACGAGTTCGTCCAACTTCAGTTGCCCTGCTTTATAGAGCGAAACCAATCGTGGGAAATCCACATGCGGGCGCGCAGTTCCATACATCGAACCGATCACCATCTTCTCCGACATCAGCATCCGTGCGTCAAATTCCACAGGCGTGTTCTCCGGGGCATGCCCGACAAACACTGTCACGCCCCGACTCCGCGTGCAGAGGATTGCCTGTCGGAACGTTTGACCGATCAACCCGATTGCCTCAAAAGCATAGTGGACACCGCGCCCATCGGTAATTTCCTTAATCCGTTCTACAGGGTCTACCTCGGAAGCATTAACCGTGTGTGTCGCGCCAAACTGCTTGCCGAGTTCGAGCTTGTTGTCGAGGACATCGACCGCAATAATAGGTTCACCACCAGACATCGCAGCACCTTGTATGCAATTGAGTCCAACTCCGCCACATCCAAAGACAGCGACTGAACTGCCGGGTGAAACTTCTGCAGTATTGATAGCCGCGCCGACCCCTGTCATCACGCCACACCCGATGAGCGCGGCTTGTGCAAACGGCATATCCTTATCAATCGGAACAACTGCGTCCTGTGGGACGATCGTTTCAGTACCGAATGTTCCTAATCCCGACATCTGGTCGATTTCACGCCCACTCGTTTTTATTGCAGGTCTACCTGAACCGTCGGAGGGGAGTGCACACAAATTCGGATACCCCTTCTGACACATTTCACAGTATCCACAGTTCCGTTTCCATGAAAGGATTACATGGTCGCCGACTTGGACCTGTGTCACGTCGCTTCCGATCTCTTCTACGACACCCGCCCCTTCATGCCCAAGAATGACAGGTAACCTGACGAAGGGCCAATCGCCCTTAATGACATGCCAATCGGAATGACAAACGCCACTGGCGACCAATCGCACCCGGACCTGATTCGCGCTCGGACGTGGTAAGTCGAACTCTTCAATCTTTAAGTGTGTGTCCGTTTCATACAATACTGCGGCTTTCATGAGGTTCCTCCGAACTTGGTTTTTTAACTATGGGCCCTCGACTGCCTCCACTTCGTTACGGGCAGGTTTCCGATTAAGCTGGGATGTTTTTGAGAGTTCGTACGTTTCTTTCTTTTTATAGTGGAGTCCGTAATTACTTTTACACATTACAAGAGGCACAGGCTAACAGCCTATGCTACAAAAAGGCACAGAACACTCAAGGTTTACGCGACAAATGTAAACTTATTTTCGGATTTTACTATAAAGTATCCATGCCCTCGGTCACAGAAGTGGGTATCATAGTTATTATTATATCACACTTAGGAAAAGATACAAGGCAGAATTTTAGATTGACATCCGTCTCTCAAAACGCTATAATAGATTGAAATGAATTTCTATGGGAAGTCTATCAGCTGCCCTTAAAGATACAATAGAGGAGGATTGATGTGCTTCGTTTTAATCTGCCCCGCACGCTTATATTAAAGAGTCGGAGAGCCGTGCTTTTCGGTATCTGTATTTTTGTTATGTTTTCATGTGGAAGCGGGGTAATTCAGAATTTTGAGGGCATCCGGATCTATTCGGATCCACGCGTTGATAGGATCGACTTACGGATTTATCTGGTTGATAGAAACGGCATACCGCTGATATGGAATCAGAGCATCCTCAGTCCAAGCGTCGGCGTGAGCACTGTCTCTGAAGCCGATTTCACCACCAATGCCAAGGTCTATTCTATGCGCAACGGGCAGCAACATAAGAAAGTCTACGATGGACGACTTCTCGACCTCCGTTGGTCCCAAGAACTCAATAGATTGGATCGACTCATGACTGCAGAAATCCCGCGAGGCTTCATCGATGAAGACCCGGAACGCGATACACCTTTCGGTATCATCATTGTCGAAATCCAGACGGAAAAACAGGGACCCTTCTCGGACACCTTAGAAAGCACCGCCATCTATAAGTATTAAGAAATATGCCTATTCATACACAAGACTATCGACATTGGGAAGGCACACTGAACCCCCGTCCTTATACACGGTGGTGGCTTATCACAAAGGCAGAACTAAAACTGCTTGCACAACGTAAAATTGTCCGATTAATTGTCGCTATTCCTCCCGCAATCTACATCTTGGTTCACGCAGTCCTGATCTACATCCTGAATCAGGTACCCGGCGCGGAGTTTCCGTTTAACATTGACAACGGGTTTTTTCAGCAATTCCTATTCCGAAACCCCAGCGCAGGTCCCCCTTCCTCGTTTCTCATCGCGCTGATCGCTATTTTCGGTGGCTCGGGGTTAATCGCTACCGATCTGAAGAACAACGCCCTCACGCTCTACCTCTCCAAACCTATCTCATGGATAGATTACCTGATTGGGAAATGTGCTGTCATCGGTATTTTGATCGGTTGCCTCACGTTGGTTCCGGGACTCTTGCTGTTTCTTGAACACGTCCTGCTGACCGATACTTCCTTCCTGAAAGAGAACTATTGGATTCCTCTTTCGATCATTGCCTACTCGGTGATTATCATGCTCTCTTCGAGTCTATTAATGTTGTTGTTCTCATCGCTCACCTCAAATCCTCGCTATGCCATCATCGGTTTCTGTGCCGTGTGGTTCGGCTCGCCTATTATCTACGAAATACTCACAGAGATTACCCGCACCAGTAAAATAGCGTTAGTCTCCATTTGGGCACACTACGACATCCTCGGCACAGTCCTATTTGCCGGTTCATACAACTACGCCGTGCATTGGGTATGGGCACTCCTCATCCAGATTGCCTTGATAGCCATTTGCCTCTTCGTGCTCCACCGTCGGATTCGGGCAGTCGAAATCGTCAAGTAGCGATAAGGAATCGTTAAGACTGCTCGCTCTTACAGGTTAGCGTAGCCTTGCGCCATTCGCCTCCCACATCTCAGCTTCAGAATAGACCTGTGGAGGTGTTATTGCGGTCAACGTCGGTGTCCAGTCCGCACGAAATTTTTGGACGAATAGCGCCGCATTCTGGTAGGCAATCCGTTCCTTTGTTTCATCGTCAAGCCGTGCGGATTCAATCTGCGCTTGCACCAGACGAAAATCGTAATACGGCAGATCACTCCCGAACATAATCCTGTCATTACCAAGATGATTGACGAGGTGGACGAGGTCCCAACTTGCATCCGCCCCTTCCGGTTTCTGCGCCACATCGAACCAGATATTTTCGCATTTCCCACAGTGCGTAATCGCATCGAGATGTCCGGCTTTGTTCATCGAAACATGCCCGATAATAAACGTTATCGACGGAAACCGCTGCGCGTAAGCAGCAATATTCTGCGTGGAGCCCGCCTGATGTAGCAGACACAGCCCATTGTGCATCGCGACCACTTCAAGGAAGACGTGCAGCTCGCCGCCGAGTGAATGTCCAGAGAGCCCTGGGTGGCACATAAAGCCGACCAAACCGTCTTCCTGCATGGCTCTGTCCAATTCGTCAGCACCTGCTTGTTCGTGTCGGACTTCAGCAATCCCAAGTCCAATCGGAAAGCGTTCTGGGTAGAGCTTGCATGCGTTGGCGATTGTTTCGTGTTGTGTGCGTGTGTCCAATACACCCCGTGCCTGCGGACTGCCACCCGTTGGACACGGAATCGCACCAATAACATCTGCCGAAGCCATCCTGGCAAGACAACGTCCGACGCTCTGTCCTACAGTCGGGGCGCGTGATACCGTCATACCGATGTGGCAATGGACATCAAAATAGGGACGCATTTTTTAATTATTCCTTGCGGTTCGGTTTTTAATTTTACCTTGCGGCTCGGTTAGGTAGGTTTGAACTTTCATCTGCCTCTCCGTAGACCCGCCTGCGCCGATGTTGCAGGCTACAATTACTGGTAAAAACGTCTTTAATTTTACCTTGCGGCTCGGTTAGGTAGGTTTGAACTTTCATCTGCCTCTCCGTAGACCCGCCTGCGCCGATGTTGCAGGCTACAATTACTGGTAAAAACGTCTTTAATTTTACCTTGCGGCTCGGTNNNNNNNNNNGTTGCAGGCTACAATTACTGGTAAAAACGTCTTTAATTTTACCTTGCGGCTCGGTAAAGTGGATTTGAATGTTAGCGTAATTCCGCCGTTAGAACTCCGGTACAGGGGCATAGGTGTTAAAGCCTTCCGTCCTATCTTCGCCTTGCAGCAGATAGATATAGTGCTTGCGGCGCCACTCTGCCCCCGGGTAACGGACACTCGCAGGCATGTAGCGCATTGTGTACCCGCATCGCCGTTTCTGCGAGACGTTCGGACTGGAGTTATGGATGGTCCATGCGTCGTGAAAATGGCACTCGCCAACCTCCAGTTCCAAATTGACCACCTTTGATGTATCTAAGTCATCCTCCACAACTTCGCTGCCGAAGAGATTATTTCTGCGATCGACCTCTTCATAGCGGCGATCCCGTAATTTGTGGCTACCAGCGATAACACGCATACATCCGTTTTCGACCTTCGATTCATCTACCGCGAGCCACATCGTGATAACGTCCATCGGCTCAAGAGATTTTCCCCAGTAGACCCCATCCTGATGCCACGGGACCGCCATGCCATCGTGCTCGCGCTTGCTAATAAAGTGGCTCGACCAGAGCACAATATCCGGTCCAATCAACCGCTCTATCACCTTCAACACCCGTGGATGCGTCAGATATTTAAACAAAAACGGATGTTCAAAATGCGGGACATCCATCTGTTCAGGACGCCTCCCTTCGGGCAAATTCTCGATCATCTCATCCACATAATCCCGGAGTGTATCCAATTCCGATTCTGTGAAGATCCGTCCAAACGTGAGATACCCGTTTTCTTTGTAAAATTCGACCTGTCCATCAGAGACAGTCGTTTCCAATTGCCAATCCATGATGATTCTCCTTTCAGTGCTTTTATTATACC
It encodes:
- a CDS encoding Zn-dependent alcohol dehydrogenase; the protein is MKAAVLYETDTHLKIEEFDLPRPSANQVRVRLVASGVCHSDWHVIKGDWPFVRLPVILGHEGAGVVEEIGSDVTQVQVGDHVILSWKRNCGYCEMCQKGYPNLCALPSDGSGRPAIKTSGREIDQMSGLGTFGTETIVPQDAVVPIDKDMPFAQAALIGCGVMTGVGAAINTAEVSPGSSVAVFGCGGVGLNCIQGAAMSGGEPIIAVDVLDNKLELGKQFGATHTVNASEVDPVERIKEITDGRGVHYAFEAIGLIGQTFRQAILCTRSRGVTVFVGHAPENTPVEFDARMLMSEKMVIGSMYGTARPHVDFPRLVSLYKAGQLKLDELVTRTYPLEGINDAFEALARGEVARSVLDLT
- a CDS encoding phytanoyl-CoA dioxygenase family protein, with protein sequence MRHGYNKSTERRIIMDWQLETTVSDGQVEFYKENGYLTFGRIFTESELDTLRDYVDEMIENLPEGRRPEQMDVPHFEHPFLFKYLTHPRVLKVIERLIGPDIVLWSSHFISKREHDGMAVPWHQDGVYWGKSLEPMDVITMWLAVDESKVENGCMRVIAGSHKLRDRRYEEVDRRNNLFGSEVVEDDLDTSKVVNLELEVGECHFHDAWTIHNSSPNVSQKRRCGYTMRYMPASVRYPGAEWRRKHYIYLLQGEDRTEGFNTYAPVPEF
- a CDS encoding site-specific DNA-methyltransferase, whose amino-acid sequence is MQLNGIRNENCLDTMKMMRDAFVDLVVTSPPYDEMREYEGYKLESFEQIASELYRVVKVGGVVVWVIGDQTIKGNETGTSFRQALYFKEIGFNLFDTMIYLKPPRGAVGNNKTYWQSFEYMFVFSKGQPKTINLIKDRKNKESRKGDTGTKRLPDGSLLKLKREGYSEYGRRTNVWEYMIGKGHSASDEIAHKHPAIFPEKLAQDHIISWSNGGDLVYDPFLGSGTVALMAELNGRNYLGSEINENYCEIARERLQRIPPSQESQPPEKSKTPEQLKLLEAKCGSGSETSYL
- a CDS encoding amidohydrolase family protein, producing the protein MRPYFDVHCHIGMTVSRAPTVGQSVGRCLARMASADVIGAIPCPTGGSPQARGVLDTRTQHETIANACKLYPERFPIGLGIAEVRHEQAGADELDRAMQEDGLVGFMCHPGLSGHSLGGELHVFLEVVAMHNGLCLLHQAGSTQNIAAYAQRFPSITFIIGHVSMNKAGHLDAITHCGKCENIWFDVAQKPEGADASWDLVHLVNHLGNDRIMFGSDLPYYDFRLVQAQIESARLDDETKERIAYQNAALFVQKFRADWTPTLTAITPPQVYSEAEMWEANGARLR